The Arachis ipaensis cultivar K30076 chromosome B03, Araip1.1, whole genome shotgun sequence region atcattttggagggaaaatggATTAATGAAAAAGTGACACCTCACCATTATAAGTTGGGGAAAAATTCAATTATAATATATTAAGTAGATAAGTAGatgtatttactaatattatttgGGGTCAGGTACTGTATCTTTTCACCATGCTCCTATATTTGGACTTATATGTGGCACATTAGGATTAGATAGTACTGATTCTCAAAGAGCTTATATGTACATCACAACGAGGGATGTTATTTCTGCTGCTACAAGGTTGAATTTGATAGGTCCTCTTGGTGCTGCAGTTTTGCAGCATCAACTTGCTCCTAATGCCGAAGGTATACTAGAGAAATGGAAGAATCGCAACGTTGACGATGCATGCCAAGTTGCACCTCTGCTAGATACAGTGCAGGGTTGCCATGGTTATTTGTTTTCTAGGCTCTTTTCGTCTTAGAAGGCACAAGCATAACACTGATGTTGTATTTTTCATAATATGAAGCACATAGACATAGTAGAGTTTTGATTGGAAGAGACAATGTTAAGTCTTTTGGTAAAttgaattttcttgtttcttgtGAGGTTTGAGGTGGCAAGTCACTCAAAAATGGCTTCAATTGGTTTTACATGAAGATGTAGGTTCAACGATTGACACATGTCAAGTTGTGGTTCAACCGAAAACACCAATCCAGATAACCCATATATATATGTAGAGCCGTAGGGGGATATAAATACGTTCATTAAGAAAAATGTTTGCACGTCATTGCTTGGCTCCTATGGGTGTAATCAGGCCAGGTTGGGTTTGGGTGAATTTGAGAAACAAATCGATTAAATTTCATAGGTTCGAGTTGGATTGGGTTAATGTGCTTTTGTAATTGAAACCAAACTAAGCCAAACTGATGAAATATGGGTTGGATTGGGTCCAATACccgattaaaattaaatatagggtaaagtatattttttgtccttgaagtttgtcaaaagtttcaaaaatactcctaagttttattttgcttcaattttgtcccaaaagttttcgatttgcatcaaatataccctcgacggctaaattttcaaaaaatataagaccaatttaacaataatacatgaaaattatgcttgatttgtttgTGTTGAAAGGTTGattttatgaaattattgttaaattagtcttaaattttttaaaaaattagccgtcaaaggtatatttgatgcaaatcgaaaattttttggacaaaattaaaacaaaataaaacttaggagtatttttgaaacttttgtcaaactttaaggacaaaaaatatactttacccttaaatttatgagacaaattgaaaaataaaaggaaaaaaataaaaaaataaatgaaaactaAAGTGAGATTAGGATTAGTAAAagttatataaatatttttttaataaaatatattagataaTTGGATAATTGAGTTTCATGATTTTAATTCCGATATCCGAACTAATTAAAATTGGGTACAATACTAATATATAGTTAGGTTGGGTTGAATTTTATTTTGGGGAATACTCACATCCCCCACATTTTTGTAACTGGAGACCGATTCGCAATGACACTCAACATCTTAAAACAGAAAACTAGCAACATGGGAACTTTGCTCCATGAGTATTAAAACTTAGCTGTTATTTGTCAGTTACAAAGTTATCATCCAAAGGTATATCCCAAATTTATTCAAGTATATATGATAACATGTTAATTCACAAACAACAGAATCTAATTAAAATaacattaatatttaatttaatcatCAAAATAAGGTTTAACTGGCACAGTACCCTAGTTTTACATCATTATCATGCAGTATGTGATTGTAGATGCAGTTGATGaaccaaaagatataacagttaACATCAGGTAAATCCATGTAATCAAGAATAAGTCAAAAGATGACCTTATACAATTTTTGCCAAGTGCTAGAGTGCAAATAATGAGATACTCTATTCTTCTCCTTTCTCAAGCATTCCAGAgcctacacacacacacacactaattAGAGCTGGTCAACCAATAGAACACAAAATCTAGAGGCAAATTCTTGATGCACTTGCCTTCGACAGATATTCTTGAAAGGAGTCAACCTTAATCCATATTGTGCCCTTGCTTTTGTAGTAATTGGTTGTATCATCTAGCATTTGTATCTCAAAATCCTGCTCGTAATGATCCAACTTCCCGAGACCAACCTCAACAAATATATCTACAATGTTTTTCAATAGGAATCTGTCAATCTGTCCACCCTCTCGTTCTTTGTTAATCTGTCGCAAAAGCAAAAGAAATACTGCTTATTCCAACCGTCATTGGCACCGCAAGAGTATAAAAAAGGATGATCTTTCTTACAAGTGTGATCACTGCTTCCCTAGCATCAGCTTTTACCATCATATAAACatgtaattaataaaaatgagCATGTCAATAAATCAAACAATGTCATAAAGACATTATCAGTGTCAAATAAGTCATGAAGACATTGACACTAACCCCATCCTGGAAACAAGATATCCCAACTTCATTGAATCCAGGGGGATCTGGATAGGAGATACAAATGACACAACCAAAGTTACCTGGATATAAAGTAATGACACAACTTTTGGCAGAAGGGAACACAGGGTCAGTCTCAGCAGAAACTTGGGATGTTAATTACTGGTACTCAATAACAAAAGTTAATGGTAGGCCAACTCTGATAAATATTTTCCCCTGATTGGAAATTTGTTCCTCAGGACttaaattagaattttccttCTAAATGAAAAGAACTTGTTTATTAATATTTTCGGTAATTTTCAGTTGATCTACCAATCTGATATTTAATACATTACCAGTGTTATTGACAGTATATTTGTGAATCTAGTAGCTTCAAATAAATTCTGATAAAGCTTTATGCGGGTGAAAGCATGAATACCTTACGATATGAATGTAAAAGTGTTCTTTCGAGTTTCGTGTCGAGTTTTTTCAAAGGCTATGCACTGAGGAAAAAAAAGAATATTCCTAACATGTCAATTTGCACATTtcaatttacatgtaaaaatacCTTAGTAAATGCCTATGTAAGACAACATGCCATCATTTACATGTCAATTTGCACATTTCAACAGTGAAAAccgaaaaattaaaattctaagaaACATAACAGAACTTACAGAAGTTGATTGATCATGTTCAAACAGTTCCAAGGCTATTTCATAGAGCTGCATGTTTAAGAAGGACTGCCACCAGGGAAACACGGAAAGAACAATTAAGATAGTAAAACTGTATGTATAAAAAGACCACAAACATTGTGTTTGTGCCCTTTAAGCAAACCTCATCAAGTTTCCTCTGCAAATTATCAAGCAATCGTTTCATTTTGTCTGCATTTTCTGTTAGTAATGCCTTCCTTTTCTCCATCCAAGAACTGATTACTGTAGGCTTGAATTTGTTAGCCAAAGGCCCAAGAAGTGTTTCAGGATCATCTAGACATATCAAATTTATAGCACTGCATTTGAATACAGAACAACTTGTATAGGAAGAAAGGAAAGATTTGAAGTCAGAATGAACAGACCTTGTTCTTCAAACTCGGGAACCAGGGTAGTAATTTTCTGCACGATCCATTCTTCTGTGGGACTACTAATGATTTAGTGGGCAGAGCAACTGTTACCTTCTCGTGACAAGCACGGCAGAAGATGACCACGACGAGGGACAGCGGGAAAAGACCGACTGAGCAAGATGAGTGGTTATAGGCCGCAACGACTCCAAAACTACTGCGATGAAGCTCGAGACTCGAGATTGAGGTGTGGGCATGGAGTAGGACGAATAGACAAATATCTCTGGCATGACTGACGGTGACAATCAGAAGCCCAGCGGCGGCGATCGCGGTGGAGGAAACTAGGGTTTCCCTCCAAGGAGATGCTTGTGCTTCTCTGAGCAACTGAAGGGCTTACTTGGCTCGCTCCAGCGCCGGTTCATCTTCAAACCTTTCTTACATGTTTTTACCCGTGAATTAGAGAATCACTTACAACAACATTTTAAACCGTAACTTGTTGGTATTTGTGTGAAACCTAAACAGCAAAACAAAACCCAACAAAAAAGAATAATACTTGAAGCAATAAGCAAAAAGAAAATAACTCTATCGTTTGTAAACTGAAGCCCATTAGTGTTAACTCCACTTTAGAATTCATTACTCATAATAGAAACAGCATGCATATggaggaagaacaagaagaaataAGTTGACTTTTCCTACTACCAGGTGCCTGACGTGCAGTAAATTCCATGCCGATCCACTTATCCGAGAGCCACTTCTCCAATCTCTGTTTCTTCCTGCGGCGGCACGTTCTTGAAGATATTGGTTCTTCCCCATCGTGCTTCCTCCATATATGGCTCGCCCCTGCTTTTCTGGATTTCCAAAATCTTCCACCATATAAGAGTTCCTGCTCAAAAATATTAGAATAGAAAGTCATTAATTTAAGAGTTGTAATTATCAAAAGCTAATTTAAGATTTAAAGGTCATTACATACACTGGCCAAAACATATTAGAAACTTATTTATCAAAAAACAAGTTGTAATTAGCAATAGAGTTGGAATACATACCCAAGATCATGCTATGCTGTGAAGGAACATCTACAATTCATTCCAGATTTTGCCATGGATAAAACCAAAAAAGAATCCAATTGAAAGAATGCTCCATCCaaagttcttttcctttttcatcataaaCTTGTCAAATAAAGAATAAAATGACATTATACTTCAATTTATATGGATTTACATGTAGACtccacaaattaaaaaattaaaacaataaaccACTAGTTTGAACCATGAAGGCCAAGTACGGCATGAGTATGAAAATTCACAAGAACATTTTTAAGAAATTCACAATATAGTTTCAAAAGGCTAAGTATGCAAATTAATTAGAAAAATACCAGCATTGAACCATGTATGTTTTCATGCACAATTTATTGATTCTTTTTTAGTTCGGTGTAGGAGTCTACTCGATTTCAACTAATTTGATTTGAGCTACAACTTGCTATGAGATAAATCTCTTCCAAACCTATTTTtccactttttatttttccatcaaTAAGACCTAAGAATTATTCATACAAAAAAAAATGACAAAGCAATTTCCTGATTCATATGCATTAGTATACTTGTTTTTTCATGTCAAAATTGAACAAATGGTACCTTCCAATATACAGAGTATCACCAACGAACACAACTCCCATGGCAGTAGCAATAACAAATGAGTGGCCTGAATTTTGCTACATACACTATTAAaggcattaaaattaaaaataaaaaaataagaacaaaattcTTCACCGATTACCTTGCTTGAAAGATATCAAGTTTGGAATCATAGCTAAATAAGACATGCAAATTATCGATCCCTGCGAGAAAAAAATGCATATCATTAGATCAAACCCTTTACCATTAGCCAAAAGCTATATACGTAGCCTGATTATTAGGATGAAAGACCCTTCTCTGATTCATGAAGAACATAACACTGCTCTAGTTCAATATTCCAAACCACACTATTTTATTAGTTGAATGGTAAAAATACACATCAAAACATGGTTAAAGAACTATAACAATCTAATTAACATAGCATATACCAAAGAAAACAACGATTATTTTCCTTGATTGATAAATCCAAAGCCGTGAACAGCAACAGCGAACAGCGATCAACGAAGTAATGAACATCAAGTGAAAGCAAACAATAGCAGTGATACAAATGGAGAAGTGAATAGCGACCATAATTGAAGGAAGAGACAACCAAAATCACTAACTTGAAGAGCAATTGGAGAACAGAGCCACTGTGAAAATGTTATAGAGGCATATCAATTTAGAATCCAAAACAACAATAATACACAAGCAAACATGCAATTTAGAATCTAAAGTGTTATAGAGTCATATCACTGAACACTTGGCGTGCATGAATTTATTAAACAATAATTATCACAATCCAAGCAAATCAAATGCAcgaattctttaattttaagcACATCAAACCAAAATCAATCAAGAATTATTTACAAATCATCAATAATACCAAACTCAAGAACTAAAAAAACATATTCAAAGTTCACTAACACTTTACAAAGCATGCCTATTAATGGAAAGGATAAGACAAATCCTGAAAAAATCAATCCACAAGCTATGAGGCCAAAGTAACTCATTAAGTCCTTAACTTATACAATATTAAAggcattaatattaaaaaaaaaagaacacaagctaataagaaaaagtaaaaaaaccCAATATGAGTAACTAAGAGAGAATTAGGGAATATTCAAATAAAGTTTGCCCAAGTTAATTCTTTGGTTGACATGTATGCTAAATGTGACAAATTCGGGGAAGCAAATAGGATTTTTGCAAATTTGGCTCTTCAAAGTTCAGTTCCTTGGACAGCCTTGATCTTGGATAATGTTCATAAGGGACACCTTGAAGAAGGTATAAAGCTATTCATTGAGATGCAAAGAGatgaaaagactgcagatgcagCTACCTATGCCAGTATCTTAAAAGCCTCTGCAAATTTAGCCTCACAGGCTCTGGGAAAGCAGTTACACTCGCACATAATCATATCAGGGCACATATTGTGTATTTAATCAGATCAGGGCACATATTGTGAATTAGGGAGTATACATATCAAATGTACAAATTCTTCAATTTTGAGTACAACAGTCCAAAATCAATCAAGAATTATCATCCAAATCATCAACAATACCAAACTCAAGAACTAAAACAACATGTTCAAAGTTCACTAACTAAAGTTAATTCTAATTTGAAAATCCTAATTCAAACTAAGCTAAACCTAAAAATTCAGATTCAATTAAATGCAAACTAAATCcgaacaacaaaatcaaaatttaacatAGAAACATAGAAACTTCATCAACTACAAGAtcagaaaaaagaaaatgaaacctGGTGTGAATTGACAAAATGAGTTATAGGGAGAGGGAGATGCTAGTTGAACTCAGAATTGGAGCAGCTAGCAGTTGCAATGAGCAGAGGGGATGAATGCGGTAGCGCGATAGAAGTTGCCAGAATGACGCTGGCAGTGGCTGTGCAAGGAGGGTTGACGCAGAGGAAGCAGTGGAAGTTAACGAGGGGTGTGGTGGGTCGTGGCTCAGTGGTCAAGGATAAATAAAGACAAAGGAAGAAGGTCGGAAGTGTGGCAACAGGCGAACAACAAGCAAGAGCAGCAGCAGCCAACGAACAGAGTTTCTGACGAGAAGATGGGTTTAGAGAAGGATAGACGATGGATTTAGGGAACAAAAGCTCAGCAAAACAGAGATTCTGGTGAGAAGCATAAACAATGGATTTAGGGAAGGATTGAGAAGAATGTTTTGGTTTGGGCGGGTTTAGGTTTTCATTTTGCGCCAAATTTTGGAAAAAATTGAAAGGAACGGCTATTTTCCCaagattaaaaattttttaaagggATTTATAAAATTCCTGTAgactaaaaatagaaaattatgtaaactgaatttcgaaaaatgaaaaggaaaaaaggACTTCTCTTATCAATATTGCAGTATTTTATAAAAAGTCATGTTAAATAATAGcggtaaaataaaatattttttataatgtaCAATGATTTTAAATTGAATGGAACACTACTCAAGTCTAGTGTACTGACCTGCTTAAATATTATATTAGCGGTTTAATATATTTAGTAGCtttttaaaagattaatttttctaattttaattttaatcttataAATTGGATATaataatttaaacattaaaaataaaaaacgttcaaaaaaatgtataaaagttttttaatttatattgtataaaatttataaatttaaattaaataagattaATATTCCTTCACCATGTTAAACAATATTCTTTCTCTTACTATATACTAATCTCTATACACATACCTATTATTGACTATTAAATTATATTGgccttctttcttattttttttttcttctcctgcTACATTCTCTTCACTCAATCGTTATGAATTATCATCACGTATTATCATCGCAACTTTTACCCTTGTCTATCACTATAATCTACAACCACCTATGatgttaacttttatgagttgttgaaGGTTAGCTGGAAAAATTAAGACACAAAGCATTTATAATTTTTGgccaaattatcaaaatttgatgtcaGTAATCCTATAAAacaatatcaaaatttattatttcgaactaagttaataaaaaatAGCACATAAATGCAAgttttttaactaaaaaattatatatttaagtCGCAATGTAATATAGTACATTGAGACAAAATGCAGCCATTGCAATTCCATGTGTGGCTGCTACTATATACAATTAACATTTATTTCAATATACacattaattaaattatactttATTGCTTGGTTTtacatttttagaaaaaatgataTCATATCTTCAGAATAAGATTGATTTTCATAATCGAATGTGAATCTTCTTATTAGCATGATCGTCATTTGATTACTATCCAGAAACAACAGTTACTTTAAGTTCAGAATATTATTAGATAGCTATATAATAAGTATCTTTTAAATTATGTAATGCATAAAAGTTATATCTTTGGATTTATCTTGAAagctaaaaattaaagttaaatgatATTAGCTCTTTTATTAAGCACAGAAATAAACATCAAATGACTCAACAATAGGTTCGATTAGAGCAACaaaatatcctataataaaaGAATCACTTAAGCTAAAAAATGCATAACAAAATATGATGTGTCTCGACAAATATAAAATgcgatagaaaaaaaaaactatatatcCTTTTGCAGTCGTGACTGTTTTTGTAGTATATCTTTCATATATGCATGTGTCTTATCCATAACTTTTGAGTTCTTCATATTGAATTCTTTGCTAACCAAGTCGATTGCTAGCCTCATCCTATCACTGTCATAGacctaataattttaaaaagtacgaagcaattagaattatatatatatatatatatatacacttagATACATATTACATTttttcctaataataataataaataatttagaaaatgAATAAAGTTAGTTACCGTGATGCCAAAATCATCAGTCCACCCGCACTCTTTCATCCATTGAGCAACCCAGATACCGCAGTCATTACTGTTTAGTTAAATGTGTGATTGTACTACTTCATCAGTTTAACCGAACACATGATTCGTACATAACAAACTCAATAGACATGAcggtaaaaaaaatttaaactaatattaCTTACGAGCCTTTCCTTTGTTGTGGCAGGTCAGACGGTTCCACGATACGAAATTTAGAAATCCGAGGTACAGTGATTTCACTAGAATTGTAGAAAGATTTGTGTTCTAACATTCATTCGATGAATATAGCCTGTGTGACATAAAATATAGTTGGATACTGTGTAGTGCAAGCAATGTAACGGGTTAATTTTTATTACTTGTCTAAAATGGAtagattataaaaaatttaaaaattattaattcgaTATTAGTGTTAACAAATGAaccttaatttcaaattaaacaaactacTAAATCACTTACAAACCGAATGTAGCAATGATcttaaaatacaaattcaaatcGTAATTTCAAACGATGTCGTGTTTTTTTCGTTATATACAAAACATTCAAAATTAATAGAGAATAAAAGTTGAAGAACTAATTTTACTTTTAACAAAATCAAACTGGACCACTTACCATGGTTTCAACTGATAATAGCCTACCATAGTTTCTGTCTGGTATTTTACAAGAATCAAGCACAAAgatcttttcttttttcatgtCTTCGATCATCAGGAACCAATGCTCATTGAGGTCGTTGATGGGGACAAAAATCTACTTATTTACAAAATAAGGAGGATTGTAAATCTATGATATTAAGATAAACATACAATTTGGATTAAATAAATCATATATTATTTACTAAAAATTAAAGGACTTACCCTTGACAAATACTCAATCTTGTACATGTAGTTATCTGCATATTGTTCCCTTAGTTGATTGGGTGGTCTGGACCATGTAAGTGCTAGTTGTTGATTATATTgtcataaaaaataatacatcAAATTATTCATATGCTGCTTGAAACTTAATCCAAACAAAATATCAAATACATATTTTTTTGGGGTATTTTTGTACTGAAACTTACCGAAAAGGTTGTTGGCAAAGATCATACAGATGGCAATTTGTTAAGATTTTATACTCTTGTGTGAGAATGCAAGTAAGGGAATCTATAACCTACAAACAAATACATTTGTATACTTTTAATTTTACGATACATAACATTAACATTTTGTACTTTTTTaatgttaaataataaaaaatagatattTACATCTTGGATGACTTGTTCTCCTGGAATTAACGTGGCTAAACTTTCTCTATTTGCATATGCGGTACGAGTTGACACCAGTACTTCATCCCTTTACGAATACACATGCAAATATTTAGTTCAGGAAATTGTTGTTACGAAAGTATAAATTAGACTTGCATCAAATCGAATAGTGTTATAAGGATTTACCGATTAACTTGAAACTTTAAATCCGGGCAAAAAATATAAGCGGCACAAGCAAGTTCATCCGTCGTTAGAATCATGTCCTCCGGTGGTCTAAAACTAATGGGCATCCACTGCAAACACGAAGCCATCATCATGTgtaattaaacaataaaattaaaaatagtaataCTAAACAGAGTCATCAGAATACAAATTCATGTTTTTATACACATACCTGTGAAATTTTTGGGCCACATGAACGCCGCGGCATCACAAATGATGAGGTACCCTTTTTACCAATATATATTCCCGTATTTGAATTCCAATCTAATTCAGATGATCTTCGTGGGGAGACATTTGGTTTGAAGAGCTCCTTGAGAGTAACGTCGTTTGTGTGGTTATCAGAATTGTTGCTAGGGGAGAATTTGTGTCGGGTGGGTTGTACAACTGTTTTTTGACATTCTTGGGATCGAATGAATTTGCTCATTATTTTATCTATGTTAACtttattattagtttttgaaTTATTAATATTCGTCGTATTATTAATAGCTAAATTTTCTCTGCAACTCTTTCATTGTTCCTGTAATGGCTAACAACGATCTCCATGTTATTGATGAATTCAAGAAGGGTATCTTTCTTTCTCACATATGTTTTTATTAGAGAGTTAATCCCTTCACACTGGGATGTTGTCCTGATTTGCACAAAAAATTGGCCCCTCAAATATGCAAGAGCCCATAAATTCCTCAACTCATAAGTTTGGTCGACCCAAGAGTTGCTTGATAAGTTATACCTCGCCACCATGTCTCCCCACATGACTTGAAACTCTTCAACACTCACATTAGCATAAATCAATTTCTTGAAGTCATTCAGAAATCCACTGTTCTTAACTTTCTCGCATGCATTCCTATGTAAG contains the following coding sequences:
- the LOC107630254 gene encoding cullin-like protein 3; amino-acid sequence: MEKRKALLTENADKMKRLLDNLQRKLDESFLNMQLYEIALELFEHDQSTSINKEREGGQIDRFLLKNIVDIFVEVGLGKLDHYEQDFEIQMLDDTTNYYKSKGTIWIKVDSFQEYLSKALECLRKEKNRVSHYLHSSTWQKLYKVIF